The Humulus lupulus chromosome 3, drHumLupu1.1, whole genome shotgun sequence genome window below encodes:
- the LOC133823685 gene encoding uncharacterized protein LOC133823685 translates to MGKKMTLPILQSEHIVRNLDRAFESPSKLEESTNQGKKKVKIVQPDIEEEVNYWKPSIVGYVAGANPPLNVLDGFVRRMWKDDVVKVGMLSHGIFIIRFQNLEQRDKVLNGGFIFFDKKPFIMKPWNSIEDFTKENVDTVPTWIQVRGLDIKYWGEASLFKIVGQIGKPIQVDDITKHRERLLYPRILIEVSLAQYFPPKISFTDEFDHDIELDVKYEWIPLICKNCSGMGHGTNVCRNKVQTKKAWVPKEKAEVKSVDPVIDEDGFQMVGNGKKVQQQSVIETKVNNQFAILDCQVEKNEQEMVNTGEGGRSL, encoded by the coding sequence ATGGGGAAGAAGATGACTCTACCTATCTTACAATCTGAGCACATTGTAAGGAATTTAGATCGGGCATTTGAATCACCATCGAAGTTAGAGGAATCAACAAATCAGGGCAAGAAGAAGGTAAAAATTGTTCAACCTGATATTGAGGAAGAAGTGAATTACTGGAAACCTTCAATAGTGGGGTATGTTGCTGGTGCTAATCCTCCTCTGAACGTGCTTGATGGATTTGTGAGAAGAATGTGGAAAGATGATGTGGTTAAGGTGGGAATGCTCTCACATGGAATATTCATTATACGGTTTCAGAATCTAGAACAGAGAGACAAAGTTTTGAATGGGGGTTTCATTTTCTTTGACAAGAAACCCTTCATCATGAAGCCATGGAATTCGATTGAAGATTTTACCAAAGAGAATGTGGATACAGTCCCTACGTGGATTCAAGTGAGGGGCCTTGATATTAAATATTGGGGAGAGGCATCACTTTTTAAGATAGTTGGCCAGATTGGGAAACCAATTCAGGTTGATGATATCACCAAGCATAGAGAAAGATTACTGTACCCGCGAATTTTGATTGAGGTGAGTCTTGCTCAATATTTTCCCCCCAAAATCTCTTTTACGGATGAATTTGATCATGATATTGAATTGGATGTGAAGTATGAATGGATCCCGCTTATATGTAAGAACTGTTCGGGTATGGGGCATGGTACTAACGTGTGCAGGAACAAAGTTCAGACAAAGAAGGCTTGGGTCCCAAAAGAAAAAGCAGAGGTGAAATCGGTGGACCCAGTAATTGATGAAGATGGTTTTCAGATGGTGGGAAATGGCAAGAAAGTGCAGCAACAGTCTGTGATAGAAACAAAAGTGAACAATCAGTTTGCCATTTTAGATTGTCAAGTGGAGAAGAATGAGCAAGAGATGGTCAACACTGGAGAGGGGGGGAGATCCCTCTAG